A genome region from Candidatus Methylomirabilis tolerans includes the following:
- the secG gene encoding preprotein translocase subunit SecG, giving the protein MVIALSALHLLVAVILVVVVLLQSGKGADIGAAFGGGSSQTFFGGRGAATFLSKLTLAAAVLFMVSSLVLTILSERRSSSSVITEERVRQTAPVPALPPAGAQAPTTSPTGQTPTGQVPPTAK; this is encoded by the coding sequence ATGGTCATCGCGCTTTCTGCTTTACATCTCCTTGTTGCAGTGATCCTCGTTGTGGTTGTGCTCCTCCAGAGCGGCAAAGGTGCCGACATCGGCGCTGCCTTTGGCGGTGGATCGAGCCAAACCTTCTTCGGTGGGCGCGGCGCTGCCACATTCCTGAGTAAGCTGACTCTGGCAGCGGCTGTTCTCTTTATGGTCTCATCCCTCGTGCTGACTATTTTGTCGGAACGTAGGAGTAGCTCCTCGGTCATTACAGAGGAACGGGTCAGACAGACCGCCCCAGTTCCTGCATTACCTCCGGCCGGTGCCCAGGCACCGACAACGTCTCCAACCGGACAGACGCCGACAGGGCAGGTTCCTCCTACCGCCAAGTAA